From a single Brassica oleracea var. oleracea cultivar TO1000 chromosome C5, BOL, whole genome shotgun sequence genomic region:
- the LOC106295099 gene encoding non-specific lipid-transfer protein 2 has translation MVMIKATWVSIFAIVAVLLVILAPAAEAVTCSPMQLSPCAQAITSSSPPSALCCAKLKEQKPCLCGYMRNPSLRRFVSSPNARKVSNRCKLPIPRC, from the coding sequence ATGGTGATGATCAAGGCCACATGGGTTTCCATCTTCGCCATCGTGGCGGTTCTCCTAGTGATTCTAGCCCCGGCGGCGGAAGCAGTGACGTGCTCGCCAATGCAGCTAAGCCCATGTGCGCAGGCGATAACGTCGTCTTCTCCACCGTCAGCGTTGTGCTGCGCGAAGCTGAAGGAGCAGAAGCCATGCCTATGTGGGTACATGAGAAACCCTAGCCTCCGTCGCTTTGTCAGCTCTCCTAACGCTCGTAAAGTCTCTAACCGCTGCAAGCTCCCCATCCCAAGGTGTTGA
- the LOC106295098 gene encoding AP-3 complex subunit delta: MASSNSLMDSLFQRSLEDLIKGLRLGESTFISKSLEEIRREIKLTDLSTKSVALQKLSYLAALHGVDMTWAAFHAVEVVSSSRFAHKRIGYHAIAQSFSDQTPVLLLITNQLRKDLNSSNEYEVSLALECLARIGTDDLARDLTSEVFTLLGSSKALVRKKAIGVVLRVFDKYPDAVKVCFKRLVENLESSDPQLLSAVVGVFCELTAKDPRSYLPLAPEFYKILVDSRNNWVLIKVLKIFAKLASIEPRLAKKVADPVCEHMRKQNVGKSLLFECIRTVFSSLSDQEVALKLAVVKIREFLMDDDPNLKYLGLHALSIVAPKHLWAVLENKEAVVKAMSDEDPNVKREALHLLMAMVNEDNVTEISRILMNYALKSDPLFCNEIIGSILVACSRDSYEIIVDFDWYLSLLGEMARVPHCQRGKEIEHQLIDIGTRVKDARLELVRVSRALLIDPALLGNQYLHPILSAAAWASGEYVEFSKAPYEIAEALLQPRTCLLPHSIRAIYIHSAFKVLVFSLGVYYSAQEPTSSSLVQESTSSGSSAVNGFTYDSISSLVSMIELGLCSLSGTIDVEVQERAKNILGFIGIIKHEIAEKATSQDSETEVHRAIAFMEDVFSEELGPVSSTAQEKVPLPEGLELNENLEGLQEICREVLEPMAESDYSSDKVSFSVAKLRIRDQEEASSSLPPPLESSSLLAEHRKRHGLYYLSSQKSDDHKDRDGNDDNTSNEYPPANEISVDSFKSKKKLSKPRPVVVKLDEGDEPKTKPDASSSNDEPLSRAIQTALMGKGKGKEKERVKENHEINLDTENIEQSSRREKKKKKNGERSSKRSSRRQKDKEASVTKPVEVPDLLL, translated from the coding sequence ATGGCGTCTTCAAACTCCCTCATGGACAGCTTGTTCCAGCGCAGCCTCGAGGATCTGATCAAAGGCCTACGCCTCGGAGAATCTACCTTCATATCCAAATCCCTAGAAGAAATCCGCCGCGAGATCAAGCTGACGGATCTCTCCACCAAATCCGTCGCCCTCCAGAAACTCTCCTACCTCGCCGCGCTCCACGGCGTCGACATGACCTGGGCGGCGTTCCACGCCGTGGAGGTCGTGTCCTCATCCCGATTCGCGCACAAGAGGATCGGTTACCACGCGATTGCTCAGTCGTTCAGCGATCAGACGCCGGTTCTGCTTCTGATCACGAACCAGCTCAGGAAGGATCTGAACAGCTCGAACGAGTACGAGGTGAGTCTCGCTCTGGAGTGTTTGGCTAGGATTGGGACTGATGATCTAGCTAGGGATTTGACCTCTGAGGTGTTTACGCTGTTAGGTAGTAGTAAGGCTTTGGTTAGGAAGAAAGCTATCGGTGTGGTTTTGAGAGTTTTCGATAAGTATCCTGACGCTGTTAAGGTATGTTTCAAGCGTCTCGTTGAGAATCTTGAGAGCTCTGATCCGCAGCTTCTCTCAGCTGTGGTTGGAGTGTTCTGTGAACTCACAGCAAAGGATCCACGATCTTATCTTCCCTTAGCTCCAGAGTTTTACAAGATTCTTGTAGATTCGAGGAACAATTGGGTTTTGATCAAGGTTCTTAAGATATTTGCTAAGTTGGCTTCGATTGAGCCTAGGTTGGCTAAGAAGGTGGCTGATCCGGTCTGTGAACATATGAGGAAACAGAATGTGGGGAAGTCTTTGTTGTTTGAGTGTATTAGAACCGTGTTTAGTAGCTTGAGCGATCAGGAAGTAGCTTTGAAACTTGCGGTTGTTAAGATTAGGGAGTTTCTTATGGATGATGATCCTAATCTCAAGTATCTCGGTCTTCATGCGTTGTCCATTGTTGCTCCAAAGCATTTGTGGGCTGTTTTGGAGAACAAAGAAGCTGTTGTTAAGGCTATGAGCGATGAGGATCCAAATGTTAAACGCGAGGCGTTGCATCTTTTAATGGCAATGGTGAATGAAGATAACGTGACGGAGATCTCTCGGATTCTGATGAACTATGCGCTAAAGTCTGACCCTTTGTTCTGCAACGAGATTATTGGTTCCATTCTAGTGGCATGCTCGAGGGACTCGTATGAGATCATAGTTGACTTCGATTGGTACTTGTCTCTTCTCGGTGAAATGGCTAGAGTCCCACATTGTCAAAGAGGGAAAGAAATTGAGCATCAGTTGATTGATATCGGTACGAGGGTCAAAGATGCTAGACTGGAGCTGGTTCGGGTTTCTAGAGCCCTGCTTATTGATCCTGCATTGCTTGGTAATCAGTACTTACACCCGATATTGTCCGCAGCTGCCTGGGCTTCAGGGGAATATGTCGAGTTCTCTAAGGCCCCTTATGAGATTGCAGAGGCGCTTCTGCAACCACGTACTTGTCTCTTACCACATTCCATTAGAGCAATCTACATACATTCAGCTTTCAAGGTTCTTGTCTTCAGTCTTGGGGTATACTACTCAGCCCAAGAGCCCACTTCCTCCTCCTTGGTTCAGGAGTCTACTAGCTCGGGCTCTTCAGCGGTGAATGGTTTCACATACGACTCCATCTCGAGTCTGGTGAGTATGATTGAGTTGGGATTGTGCTCGTTATCCGGAACCATTGACGTGGAAGTGCAGGAGAGAGCTAAGAACATTCTAGGATTCATTGGTATAATAAAGCATGAAATAGCTGAGAAAGCAACATCCCAAGACAGTGAAACAGAAGTTCATAGAGCCATAGCATTCATGGAAGATGTCTTCTCAGAAGAGCTTGGCCCTGTTTCTTCAACTGCACAAGAAAAAGTTCCTCTACCAGAAGGGTTAGAGCTGAATGAGAATCTTGAAGGTCTACAAGAGATTTGCAGAGAAGTTCTCGAACCAATGGCGGAATCAGATTACTCCTCAGACAAAGTCAGCTTCTCTGTCGCTAAACTCAGAATCAGAGATCAAGAAGAAGCCTCATCGTCTTTACCTCCTCCACTTGAATCTTCATCCTTACTCGCAGAACACAGAAAGCGCCATGGACTGTACTATCTCTCCTCTCAGAAAAGCGACGACCACAAAGATAGAGATGGCAACGATGACAACACGTCAAACGAATACCCACCAGCGAATGAGATATCTGTGGACTCGTTTAAATCCAAGAAAAAGCTATCAAAACCAAGACCTGTAGTGGTGAAACTGGACGAAGGAGATGAACCAAAGACAAAGCCAGACGCTAGTAGTAGTAACGATGAGCCTTTGTCACGTGCCATCCAAACCGCTCTTATGGGGAAAGGGAAAGGCAAGGAGAAGGAAAGAGTAAAAGAGAACCACGAGATAAATCTTGATACAGAGAACATCGAACAGAGCTCGAGAAGAGAGAAGAAGAAAAAGAAAAATGGTGAGAGAAGTAGTAAGCGTAGTTCACGACGACAAAAAGACAAAGAAGCAAGTGTAACAAAACCAGTCGAAGTCCCAGATTTGCTCTTATGA